The Priestia megaterium NBRC 15308 = ATCC 14581 region TGCTGCGGCTACAACTGGCACACTTTCTCCTCGCTTTCCAATATCAATACCATAGTGTCCTCTTCCAAACGTTTCTCGATACCCAAAATGAGATGTTACCGGGCCCTTTGCTGGCCTCATAAACGACCCGCTTGTAACAGGGGGTGCCTCCTCCGTTGCCCCGGCTTTTTCAATTTCTTGCTGTTGAGCTTGTACTGCATTTTTTTGATCAGCTAAAATAGAAGCTTGCTCTTCTAATCCAACGGCTTCTTCATTAAATTCTTTTTCCTGATCTTTGAGCGTTTGCATGAGCTGATTCTTTTCATCCACTTGTTTTTGCAGCTGCGCACGAAGATTTTTAAGCTCTTCAAGCGCTTGATTTACTTCCGTTAGCTTGTTTTGAACTTTTGTTTCTTTCTCTTCTTTTGCCTTTTTATCGGCTTCATGCTGCATTAACAAATCACGGTCAGCCCCTACAATTGTCGAAACCGCACTCACTCTGCTAATAAAGTCTCCGAAGCTTTCAGAGCCTAGCAGTACATCTATGTAATCCACAGACCCGCCATTTTCTTGTAAAGCCCGAGCACGTTTTTTTAATAGCTCATTTTGTTTTTCAATTCGTTTTTTTACAACGTCAATCTCGCTTTTCAGCTTTTCGACGTCTTGCTTTGCTTTTTCTACTTCAGATTCACGGCTGCGGATATCTGCATTCGTTTGTCCGACTTCTGAATCCAAGCGCGCAATCTCAGCTTCTTCATTTTTTTGCTTTTCTTGAACCTCTTTTAATTTCTCTTTATTTTGATTAATATTTTGGTTCACATCATCACTTTTTTTCTCTAAATCAC contains the following coding sequences:
- a CDS encoding murein hydrolase activator EnvC family protein, yielding MTRKTLVMTAAVLVGLSAAWIGNEKIAYAQSASTTKLSDLEKKSDDVNQNINQNKEKLKEVQEKQKNEEAEIARLDSEVGQTNADIRSRESEVEKAKQDVEKLKSEIDVVKKRIEKQNELLKKRARALQENGGSVDYIDVLLGSESFGDFISRVSAVSTIVGADRDLLMQHEADKKAKEEKETKVQNKLTEVNQALEELKNLRAQLQKQVDEKNQLMQTLKDQEKEFNEEAVGLEEQASILADQKNAVQAQQQEIEKAGATEEAPPVTSGSFMRPAKGPVTSHFGYRETFGRGHYGIDIGKRGESVPVVAAASGKVIRAYHSSSFGNAVFIRHNVEGQTWVTVYAHLESYSVSSGQSINKGQQLGYIGNTGRSFGAHLHFELHKGDWKGKSSAVNPESYIKF